One genomic segment of Terriglobales bacterium includes these proteins:
- a CDS encoding HEAT repeat domain-containing protein yields MDSQQLKTVGLRFARALQIAVRTSGMLSTEHNVAAGPIQESFNLLNTILKEQRSFTFGFSDDRILVENVLTTARGLTQLEEDFLKRGISALRFEAGITLARYKGVLEILATPLKKIQEIGGTDTFLARQHVESVRIIHAGKAQRRTASGDTVLEMDAEAYLRAQQGATSSVAASFPGLLDTAAGPAIGSGGPDAILSRVTPMVESALCGNEGDPQQVYLSLAQMLRGVRPDMVLAAFPTARQEEVKSLPPEEMAAELMQARAMDWATQQLASVPASGGDAFIVEERVVQALARSLHATQMAQKLAGRLSQFFQEYSFPTHLVEKVQTELNWIALPPEEKHKRLLEVEHFDRTDFSRLMEHVRDQMRKGFAADATQVALHYLKFLDRDPDQIEVEELSRLPELINAIAGVHTGFAQTTTDKLLELLQRDVFESFRHMQVLNALVALSKSAATYEDYEVVHNIGSTMEQLLAADGERHAPCCGKMLSHLLPESSFERVVELYLEKRTDSGWSRRTAAIIHRAGVPAVEFLFQRLESEEAGQKRMAIIRLIARMGLVGIEVVRQRLSDPRWYVVRNACVLLGDLADPDMSVHMAPVLQHSDVRVQRAAASALIKTRAPGRAPLLAAALPYLLGDVLEQALDELVFLKDPETVGDLEKFLYSDSPGRNANLMRAVQALAGIVSEHSTAVLALVVNDRSMPLPLRKIALEALLRNGTPAARAALVSFTVAFPDDPLTGDIRSGIGARVASAD; encoded by the coding sequence ATGGACTCGCAACAGCTGAAAACGGTTGGCTTGCGGTTCGCGCGCGCGCTCCAGATCGCGGTGCGCACCTCCGGCATGTTGTCGACCGAACACAACGTTGCCGCCGGCCCCATCCAGGAAAGCTTCAACCTGCTGAACACCATCCTGAAAGAGCAGCGCTCGTTCACCTTTGGTTTCAGCGACGACCGCATCCTGGTGGAAAACGTGCTCACCACGGCGCGAGGGCTTACGCAACTGGAGGAAGATTTTCTTAAGCGCGGCATCAGCGCGCTCCGTTTCGAAGCGGGGATTACCCTCGCGCGGTACAAGGGGGTGTTGGAAATACTGGCCACGCCGTTGAAGAAAATCCAGGAAATCGGCGGCACCGACACCTTCCTGGCGCGGCAGCATGTCGAGAGTGTCCGGATCATCCATGCCGGCAAGGCGCAGAGGCGTACCGCGAGCGGGGATACCGTCCTGGAAATGGATGCCGAGGCGTATCTGCGGGCCCAGCAGGGGGCGACAAGCAGCGTGGCAGCGTCGTTTCCCGGCCTGCTGGACACGGCCGCCGGCCCCGCTATCGGCAGTGGGGGACCGGACGCCATCCTCTCCCGGGTCACGCCCATGGTGGAGTCAGCACTTTGCGGAAACGAAGGTGACCCGCAGCAGGTATACCTGTCGCTGGCGCAGATGTTGCGCGGGGTGCGGCCCGACATGGTCCTGGCAGCATTTCCAACCGCCCGGCAAGAGGAAGTAAAGTCGCTGCCTCCGGAGGAGATGGCGGCGGAACTGATGCAAGCCCGCGCCATGGACTGGGCCACGCAGCAACTGGCCTCGGTTCCGGCCAGCGGCGGCGATGCGTTCATCGTCGAAGAACGCGTGGTGCAAGCCCTCGCCCGCAGCCTGCACGCTACGCAGATGGCGCAAAAGCTCGCCGGCCGCCTGTCGCAATTTTTCCAGGAGTACAGCTTCCCCACGCACCTGGTGGAAAAGGTCCAGACCGAGCTGAACTGGATCGCCTTGCCGCCAGAGGAAAAGCACAAGCGGCTGCTGGAGGTCGAACATTTTGACCGCACCGACTTTTCCCGGCTCATGGAACATGTGCGCGACCAGATGCGCAAGGGGTTCGCCGCGGACGCTACCCAGGTGGCTCTGCATTACTTGAAATTTCTCGATCGCGACCCCGACCAGATCGAAGTGGAGGAACTCTCCCGCCTGCCGGAGCTGATCAATGCCATTGCCGGGGTGCATACCGGCTTCGCGCAGACGACCACCGATAAGCTGCTGGAGCTGCTCCAGCGCGACGTTTTCGAGTCGTTCCGTCACATGCAGGTCCTGAATGCGCTGGTGGCACTGTCCAAATCGGCCGCGACGTACGAGGACTACGAGGTTGTGCACAACATCGGTTCCACCATGGAGCAATTGCTGGCCGCCGACGGCGAGCGCCACGCGCCCTGCTGCGGCAAAATGCTTTCGCACTTGCTGCCGGAATCGTCCTTTGAGCGCGTCGTAGAGCTGTACCTGGAGAAGAGGACCGATTCAGGCTGGTCCCGCCGTACCGCCGCCATCATCCACCGCGCCGGAGTGCCCGCCGTCGAGTTCCTCTTCCAGCGCCTGGAGAGCGAAGAAGCGGGGCAGAAGCGAATGGCCATCATCCGGTTGATCGCGCGCATGGGCCTTGTCGGGATAGAAGTGGTTCGGCAGCGCCTTTCCGATCCCCGCTGGTACGTGGTGCGCAATGCCTGCGTACTGCTGGGTGATCTTGCCGACCCCGATATGTCGGTCCACATGGCGCCGGTGCTGCAGCACTCCGACGTGCGGGTGCAGCGCGCCGCCGCATCCGCCCTGATCAAGACCCGCGCTCCCGGCCGGGCGCCGCTGCTTGCCGCGGCCTTGCCGTACCTGTTGGGAGACGTATTGGAACAGGCGCTGGACGAACTGGTCTTCTTGAAGGACCCAGAGACGGTAGGCGATCTGGAAAAATTCCTCTATTCCGATTCGCCGGGCCGCAATGCAAACCTGATGCGCGCGGTGCAGGCACTGGCGGGAATCGTCTCCGAGCACTCCACCGCGGTGCTGGCGCTGGTGGTCAACGACCGCAGCATGCCGCTTCCATTGCGGAAAATCGCGCTCGAGGCCCTGCTCCGCAACGGTACGCCGGCGGCGC